CAGAGTAGTTAAGTGATTTGGGAGAGACCCAGCGTTCCACCGTCTCTCGGGTTCTTTCCAAATAGGTCTGTGCCAATGGAAAACTTGatcttaaaaagatttttttttcttatttaattaaattaattaattaatttttgcagAGTAGAATAGGGCAGGGACAGCACAGTTATGAAAAAGGAAGATAATTGGTAAAGAAATAGGCTGTTAGTACTGTTGAATCCTGTTTTCAAGAATGTCCTAAAACACCTATGGTTTTGACTTTGTTATTGATACAGATTATTTTTCTTGCATTGGGGAAAATATCTTTCATATGTAAGGGATGGTTTTGCAAGAATAAGTCATGACCAAGACAAACTACCAGCACAAGAGCCCACTGTATTTGTTGCATGACAAAGAGTAACTAATTTGTCCAATTAAAGACACGATCTTTTTGAGTTATTTGGACTGAaagcatttaaattatttatttacttatttatttgccaCACcgcgaggcttgcaggatcttagttctccgaccagggattgaacccgcaccctcagcAGTAATATCACCGAGTCCTAatccctggactgccagggaattcccttgtctGAAAGTATAAGGAGAAAACTTTGAAGATTCCACTTTGTGATCTATCCAAGCTGTGGCTATCAAAGGCTAAATTTTTAGTGTAAGATAAATTGAGTATTCTTCAGTATCCCTAAAGGATAATCAAGCCCCCAAAGAAATATGTATTGTGTGTGCTATGTCTTAAAATGTGTTTCCAAGATCATCTGAAATTTTGCTTGTACTACTGTATCTTAATCATTTAGATAGCTACTGTGAtctataattcaagaaaataccTTGCcttgactatttttaaaagtaaaatttaagacGTCCTTAATAAAGTTTCAAATTTGAGACAttaaaatgtatgtgaaagtacAAGAAAACAAACTATTTCTAACATCCTTATACTCTAGAGCAAGTGTCTGTTTTACTtgctctctgtttttcatttaactttacaGGCAAAAGACTGTTTCAACGTCATAATGTAAGAACTGTTAAGTGAAAATTGTCAAGTAAAAAGAAAGCCCTAACATCTAAAAGAGACTTTATGAACACTCATGTCCGTCAACGCTTAAAGGTTTTAAACCTGCCCAGAAATCCCCCTCAGTATCTGAAGTTTCCTTCTCTAGTTAAGCTTGTTATTGGTTATGCACTGGCATTcgaggtaatttttttctttttaaagcacaaTTCAAGTGTGTATCTGAAGCAAAATCACGCACTGATGCAggtaaaaatcaacagaaaaccAAACTGGAAATTAGTTCACCAAATAGTGATGGTTGTCTCTGAGTTTGGGGCTTGTAGATTAATTTTTTCCTATATGTTTTTTCTTGGATTTGCTATTTTTTAAGAAGTGGGTTTTTATAatgaggggcggggggggggttgTCTCCGTACAGTGTGCAGTCAGGCGTGTTTTGTCAAGACCCCATACCTCCATACCTCCAGCTGGAACCTTTGTTTCAAGGGTGGAAGCATCAGGCAACAGAGCTGCATGGATGGAGGCTTCTGAGACCGCCAAGGTAGTCACTAATGAACCACTTCTGAATGTGTCGGTGTTATTTGCCAAAAAATGTTATgggttaaacaaaaaagaattggGAGGAAGTAGTGCAGtgtttccccttcctttttttaattcgTAAAAACAACACAAGCTCAcgggtaaaacaaaacaaaacaagtgataGTGTAGAAGGCTTCCCCTGCGTCCACGCCCACTCCCCCAAAGTGAACTGCAGGAGTGACTTCTTGAGTTTCCTTCCCAAAAACATTGTGTGCGTCTGTGCTTCGCGAATCCTCCTTTGTCAGAGAGCTCGCAGAGCGCAGATTCCACGCCGGTGGCTCTGGGCAATCTAATTCTGCTAGTTGGAGTGTGGTTCTGCTGACCTGTAGACCCACTCCAACAATTGATTTCCCACAGGACCCTGCGGGTGTTATCTAAATTGAAAAATAACACCCAAGACGTGGCCAAAGGCAGGGTAGCGTGGCCGAGCGGTCTAAGGCGCTGGATTAAGGCTCCAGTCTCTTCGGAGGCGTGGGTTCGAATCCCACCGCTGCCAGCTTGTTTATCCctttttctcccccaccccattcaTCACAAAAAGGATTATGCAAATTGGACGCTCAACCGCGGGCCCCGCCCTCACTCGGAGCTTGGGACTGCGTTCACCAGCCTGCTGAGATATATCTCAGCCCAGGGCGCGCCGAAGTCCCAGACCGCAAATTGGGTGGGCCCGAGGATGAGTCGGGGAACCCAGCGCTGTAGATGCTGgttctcccctccctggaaaaCCGGAAGAGGTGATGATGGGATGTCTTGAACTGGGACCAAACTTACTCCAAAGTAATAAATTTCaagaagcaaaaaaggaaagCCAGTCGGGAGCTCACGCTGTTTCCGCCCGGTTTCGAACCGGGGACCTTTCGCGTGTTAGGCGAACGTGATAACCACTACACTACGGAAACAGGCCCGTCAACCCTCCTTCGTAATACTACTGAAAATCTCTCGTTAGGAAAACTTCTTGTGAGTACGGTGCATACACAGCTTTATGGTGGTGAAACAACGGTCCCACGATCCAGATCATTGGAAACGCCCACAGAAGGCTCTCCACCCAATCTCTTACCGGCAAGCTGCTCACCCACTCTTCTACCTGCACTTCTTTCCCATCCCGGAACTCTTGGTGATGCCCACTGCCCGTCCAGGACGAAACCTGTCCACATAACAAGAAATTATCAGAaggtaaatgaaaaaagaaaaaagtggggcTCGTCCGGGATTTGAACCCGGGACCTCTCGCACCCAAAGCGAGAATCATACCCCTAGACCAACGAGCCACCCGGTAAAGTAGCCGCTGATTCAATCCTTGATATGCTTCTAGGTGGAGTCGTTTAATCGCTgagaaagtaaacatttttttctggtataATGAAAGCGTTCTCTGGATCTCCGAGTCTCTCACGCCCAACCTATCCCTGTTCGACCGTCTTCGCGTCAGCTGTTAACTCTCAGCAGTAGATAGTTCGCTCAGCATAAAAGCTCGGTATCCCCTGGCCCCTCTGAGATCTCCTGGAATCCAAATGAGCGCCTCATTGCTAAGGCTACTCGGGCAGCAGGCAGGGGCGTCCTTCCACTTTGGGGACTCCTCCTCTCCCAGGGGAGCCCAAATAAGGCGCAAGTCTGGAGGCCCAAGGGCAGGGTACAGAAGCCGGGAGAGCCGGGGGGCTCCTGGAGAGAACCGGGAGCCGGGCTTGTAGGGGACGCGGGATGGACTAGGTCCCGAGCCGCGACAGACGAAATGAAACCTGGGTAGTTCCTTCCTATGAAGTGCCTGgtaagggcaggagggagggcgggaggggccCTTTTCTTTATCGttttatgaaaatgttaaaaacaacatATACTTATTTGCAAAATATTCAGAAAGTGTAGGGAAGTGAGAAATGAGAAGCATAAATGAGATGGCCAGGAACCCCGCTCCCTCAAAGGGTGACCGACCAAGGTAGTTGGTGCACAGCCCCCCGAGGCTAGCATcggtgcgcgcgcgcacacacacacacgcggcGCCCAGGCCGCGTGTCTTGGCTACCCGCCCTAGCTGCGTTCTCCCGGGATCGCCCCAGAACAGTCGCGCGCCCAGTGAACCGGAGGCCCGGGCTGTGCGGGCGCTTTCCTCCTCCAGTTCCACTGGGTTATTTAGTAGTACAAAGCAGTGATTCGGAATCCCTGCTTTCAAAGTTCACGAAAATCCACTCAGAGTGGAcccaaaagtttatttttgtgccacCAGCAGAGAAATTCCCTACACGGATGGCTGTtacaaaagagagagacaaatggtGGTTAAACTACTCCGAGGGGGAAAAAGTGCTATTTTTTCCATTGCCACTCTCCGAGATCTTGCTCAGCCCTCTGACCTGACCTCACCTCTCTACTCGCTGCCGCTCCTCCTCTCGGCCTCTTCCTTGGAGACCACGAGGCTAACGCACTCCATCCCCACCTGCTGTGGGCTTCCCCTCTTCCCGTGCGCACTCAGCGTTAGGTGGGCTCTCCTTTGCTTCCGGCGGCTGTGCGTCCTTGGCCTCCCAGTCACTACCGCCTCCGTGTTGCAAGCATTCGCTTCTATTCTCTGTGGAATTATATAAAGAGAAGTGCAAACAAATGTCCACACTCGTGACACCTGGACCTAAAAAGTGTAACTTTGTCACATTCGcttccagtcttttttaaaaacaactatttagttttccttttaacaaacaaaaaacagtaataCATGCTGACCTTCtgacttattttttctgttaacgGAAGTCAAGTGTACAAAATGACCCTAAATCCTCAGTGAACATGGGGCCCCTGCCCAATGGGCAGAACCAGGCCCGCTGGAGGTCTCGggtgcccgcccgcccgccgtGGCCTTCGCGGGCATGACCCATCCGAGGGGCCTTGGCAGAAGCAGAGCCCTGACTAGGCCCCGCCGCATCATCCGAGACCGCTGGAGCCCTCTCTCCAGCGGATGAGGACCCTCAGAAAAGCCCTGAGCGAGTCGCCATCCCACGTGAGGTCTAGCTTGGATCAGCGTTCGATAACAGAACCCGGGTCTCCTTCTCACCAGAAGAGAGAAAACCGCTCGCGGGAACCTGGGTAGACGCCCAGGAGGGGTGAATGAGGTGGGTCGGGGGGGGTGGCAGAGGAGGCACACACTTCCCTTCCTCACACAAACCAGCTCCCATCCAACGAGGCAGGCTTTCCATAAAGACCCGAATGGACTCGCCCCACACGGGCACGCTGAGGCACTTGCGCGTCCCGGACTCCCGGGATTCTTCAACCCCTATGTGACTGCCCTACTGGAAGGCCACCTCATTAAAGAAGCCCCTGCGGGGACCAATGGCAAGCTACGCGGGGTCTTAAACATCGCTCCACTCTCGACTAAAATAGTAGATTcccagggggcgggggcgggagggcTTTCACAGGTGAGCCCCCAAGCAACGCAGAAAGAATTAGAGACCAGGGCAAGCCCCTGGCCGAGTGGAGCGACAGGAGGGGAACGGAAAGACCCGCCGTGAACTCGCGGAGAGGGCGCGCATAAGGAAGCGAGAGAGGGGTCGCGGGGGGAGAAGGCGCGCGGGGCCAGCAGAACCTGTGATCTCAAAGCCAGGGACGCAGTGGGTCTGGATCTTCGCGAGAGTAGACGGGAGGGAGGGACCGAAGGGTGGCAAGCATTTAAGAGGCACTTGAGAGGCAAAAACACATAATGGCGGAAATTCGTGTTGGGGTGTGCATTTTCAGCTCTTCAGAAGAGAGGGATGGAAAAATATCAGCGTAGGCCCCAGCGAGATTTGAACTCGCGACCCCTGGTTTACAAGACCAGTGCTCTAACCCCTGAGCTATGGAGCCAACTGCGAGTCGCCTTTCTGCGCACGAGTACTTGACACCGCTCTGGTCACCGCGCAGCCGCAGACACCAACATGCAGGAGTTAACTGACGACAGGCGGGGCCCACGTCCCTCGGCCAGTGAGCGCCCCGTCCGGCTGCCGCCCCCTCAGCTGCGGCGTCAGTGTCAGTGTCAGTGTCAGTGTCGCGGGCCGAGCTGCAAATCCTGGGAGAGAGCCCAGAGGCTAGAGGAAGAGAGTTGCGCCCGCTGGGGAGCGGAAGCTGTGAGAGATCTGGTGAGGGCGGGGCGCGctgcgggagggggcggggccaccAATGGGCTGAATACGAGGAGGGCCCGGGGTCTTCCGCCCGGCTTTGGGGTCTGGGGCGAAAACTTGTTGAGGATAGAGGTCCTATGACAGTAGGGGTCCGAGGTCGGGGCTCTGAGAGGAGGGCTAGAGAAAGGGTGTCAGTATGCCTGTCCTGAGAGGAATCCAGGTCTGGTCTGGGTTGGTGATCAGGAGGGAAAGATTGGTAGAGAAAGGTGGGAAAATCAAAAGGTCGATGTGTGAAGGACTGGAACGGGACAGGAGGTCCCTAGCCCCTACCGCAACTTAAGGCAAATTAGGAAAAGGAAATCCTTAGGGGCCCGTCTTGAATTTTGGGGGAGCTGGTTCCATCGGGGCCCCCCAAAGCACCCACGGGACAAAGGGAAGAGATTGAGAGCCCAGGTGAGGGACAGGAGCCCTAGCCCAGAAATGGTCAGAAACTGTGGCTGTAGTTGGTGGAACTTGGTCTGATGGCCCAACCCACCCTTTGGTCCCTGCAAGGCCAGATGACTTAGGTCACTGGGTGGCCAGGCCAGAGGAAGGTCCCTAGGTGCCCTCTTGTCTGGATGCTGAGGAGTGGTGTGAGGGTCTGGTTTCAAGGATGTGGGGTTTTATGTCTCAGCAGCTCACAAGGATCTAGGACCAATGAATGGATGGAGTCAGAAGGAACCCAAGTTAGGCCAGTCATTGTTCTCAGAGGCCCAGACATCTCAGAGATCTTATGATGGTCAAAGGATGGGAGaggaaaatgcacacacacaggcatactCTCACACCAGCCTTGTGACATCCTAAGTCACTGCACCACCCTAGTGACCAAGAGAGAACATCTGTCGTACTGTCCACGTGTAATTGTTATGTAACTGTTGTTACATCTCTTCGAATATGTATGTATCTACATTGTTATTCTGCAAACTCTGATAGACACACAATCACATTCACAAACACAAAAgctgaaaatataaacacagcCACCCCTGCAGTGCCCAGACCTGAACCTAGTCACCCTACCTTCTGTGACCTGTAATGTGTTGCAATACTTCAGCACAGTTGTTAGATGATATAAAGGGTAATTGTGCTACTCAATCCAAAAGCCATACAAGCCTGGATAACATTAAGGCTTGATGATAGCATTAGGCAATTTAATTAATAAGTGAATGTTACAAATGGATTTTCCTTGTGGAAATCAGTGGTATTCAAATACACTGATTAGCTACAGTGTTCTAGAGCTACTCTCCATGTATGAACACCACACAGGGTTCACCCTCTGGGATGCTGCTATAGGCTGGACTCTTCAATGGTCCTGTCCCCAGCCCACAGGACACTGGATTCTGACTGCCCTAGTGCTATATCTCTAGATTGCCTCTAGAAAAGGGTCATGCCTGCCCTGACAAGAACATCTCTCTTACCGTCCCTTGTATGCAAAGTGTGCTTGAAGTATCTCAGGGACAGAGCATGGAAACTCCAAGATGCTTGCAGATCAGACTGTTTGATGGTCACTGCCCCTGCATGCCAACACGTCTATCTATAAACAATGTGTGCAGGACAGAATTAGGTCTGAGACTGGATTTCATCTAGCTGGGCAGCTAGGTAGTGGGGGAAGGAAACCTTTGGCTTTCACCTAAATATGGGGTGGCTAATATTTTACAACAACAAATCAAAAATAGGGTGTGACCATACTGACCTATGTCTGTTTGCACCTAAACCCTATACGCATGCTCATAAAcgccctctcctcttcctcctgagaCCTGAGATataaacacacatgcaaacaTTCCTCACACAGATAAACACACGTGCTCACCTAGTCTGGCAGAAACCTTTGCTCGTAACTGTGCTCTTGCATTCAGACTGGGGGAGTTAAGAATGAGCCAAGACACCCTAGAAATGAGCTCACAGTCTGTATTTCCATCTCCCCATGCCCCTTTCCCGGAGCACACTAAGCAGGGAACAGCCTACCTCCACTCTCCCAGAAGCCCAGCCATGCAGAAGCTGGGGAACCATTAGCCAAGGGAATAACACCCTCCAGGGTACAGGCTGAGCAGGCCGTGGCAGCAGGGTCTTCTGCTGTTGGCATACAATTGAGAAGCTCCAGGAAGTGTCTGTCAGGGGCATGCCTGTGCTCTGTGCATTTCCATGCTGGTGTTAGTTGCTTCTGGAAAATTATACGTGCCGCCTTGAGTTTCAAAATTCCAGAATCTTTGGTCTCCTTACCCAAGGGAGACTGTACTTTGGCACTTGAAAAGGGTTTAGGCAAACTTGAGTACACGGAGCAGTCACTGTGGCCAAGGATGTGTTGTACATACACTCTGTCATCAGGCTAAGCCACACTGGACGGCAGCTATGCCTAGATGCTGTTACCCTGGGCTTTGCCCTCATGTACAGATCAAGGGTCTCCTACCAGTTCCGGCCCAAACTCTCCACTGAGCTGGAAGTACAGTGATCCTCCCTGAGTAGACAACTTCGTCAGGCCAGCTAGATTCAGGTCTCTGAAGGCAGAGCTGGCAGCTGACAGGAAGGCAGAGCAGAAGGGATCATGAACCTGATTGGCCTGGCACGAACCTGCCCCCCTTGCAACTGAGGATGGGAAAGGACCAGAGCTTGGTTTTGTTCCACGGAACCAGAAGCCCTGCTGAGTTGGGGCAGTGATAGGAAGCACCTCTGGTGGAGCTGGGCTCCTGTCCTcatccacctccacctcctcacAGCTCAGGCCAAATCCACACGTGGACAACAGGCAGGAGACATGCCAGGAGGGTCCAAAGCATCTCTTCCCCTGCTCAATTGACCTCAGAGCCCTTTTCCCCAACAGCCCATTCTCATGTCTTTGATGCTGTAGTCTGCAGAAGCCCCTCTAAGGCAGCCTGGGACAAGAGTCTGGAGGGCATACCCAGAGTGACCAGGAGGCTCCATCCGAGGGCAACATGCCTTCCCATGACCGACTGACCCCCTCAGGGAGGCCGAGCAGTGCCCCTCAAGGCCAGATTCGCAAGTAGGTCCCAGTGGAGCAGACAGAGAAAAGGGGGAACACGCGCTCTTGGAAGTTGACACGGAAGGTGTAGATGTGGTGCATGTCCTCCGCAGCATAGAACGACACGGCCCCCACCTCCAGGTCCAGGGCGACCCGCACGCGGGACAGGTGCCCACAGCTGAGGGGCGTCCTTTCAGGGCTGGTCACCGCCCAGTACTGCCCGCTGTTGAGCTGCAGCGCCCAGACGCCCTCTTCGGGGGTGAAGGGCGTGAGGCCCTTGCGGCGCACGCTCTCACGTGCCACGCCGAAGGCCCAGCCGTCCTTGGAGCCCACTTCCACCTCCCAGTGGTGCCTCCCGGAGGAGAAACCGCAGGATGCCAGAACTCGCATGTTGGTGTCGAAGCGGCGCGGGTGGCTGGGCAGGTCCTGGGCCCGCTGTCCAAGGCGCACGCTCTTAAGATCCAGAGAGAGGATGAGGCGGGGGTTGGCCGTGTCGGGGTCCAAGGTCAGCTCCACTGCGGGgtatggggaggagggaagacaggGAGAGACGTCCCATGCAGCGTCCTTGCACGGCTCCCATAGCCCCACTCCCACCGCCCCCTCATTAAGTAGGTGTTGAAATCACAGAAAGGCAATTTATGGACCTGATTTGGATCTCAATTCAAACAGATTGACAAATCCAATTTAAAAGACCGTGGGGTGGCCTTCCCtactggcacagtggttaagactctgcctgccattgcaggctACACAGGTTTGCAGCCCTGGGTCCGGAAGACCCCACAGGTGGAGCAAGTAAACCcctgcgccacaacgactgagcctgcgctctagagcccgcgagccacaacttctgaagcccgcgaagccaccacaatgagaagcccgtgcagcgcATCGGGTAGACCCCGCTCACACacctagagaaaagcccgcgtgcagcaatgaagacccaaggcagcgcaaaagagaaaaaaaaaaagaaaattggggctgtacagcagagattggcaaaaCACTGTAAatgaattatacttcaattaaaaataaaattaagaaaaaagacaagtggGGGATTTCGGACACTAGATACTGGAAAGAATCATTAATTTTTTAGTTATGATGTtggttttgtgtttgcttttttaatggttttgtgtttatgttttttttaaagtctatctcTTTAGAGACAACATACTGAGATATTTACGGAAGTGAGAGCTATCTGTGGTTTGCTGCGAAATAATCCAGTGGGAAGAAGTGGGTAGGGGTGTTTATGAAAAATACTAGCCACGAGTCAATAATTGATGGAGGTGTACGATGAGTACATAATACTCGTCATGCTCTTCTCTCTACTTtagtgtatgtttgaaattttccataataaaaagttaaaatatgcaCACTTGCTGCAAGTGCTACTATGTTCCAGGTCTGTTCTAGGCCCTGAGAATCCCACAGTGGAGTATCCCTGCCCTCCTGAAGCTTCCTTTCtgtgaggagaaggaggagagacaaCACATGATAGAGGGATCAGGAGAGCAGGCTGTAATTTCAACTAGAGGGGCCAGGGAAGGCCTTACTGAAAAGGTGCATTTGAGCACAGACATCAAGGAGATAGGAAGTCAGATCTGCAGCTGTCTGGGGGAAGGGTGTTCCAGGCCCTGGCGTAGCCGGTGCAGTGCAAAGGCCCTTAAGCAGCTGTGTGCTTGGTGCCTTCCAGGAGCAGCAAGGACTGTGTGTGGCTGCACGGAGTGAACCAGGGGAAGAGTGTGCAGTGAGGCTCCAGATCCCGTAGGGCCTTCAAGACCACTGCAAGAACTCCAGCCCTTACTGAGTGAGAGAGGCGGGGCTGTCgcagggttctgagcagaggaggacATAGTCTGACTCGGTTGGTTTAGATTCTTCCCGAGTAAGATCTGATTTAGCTCAGTCACATCAGCTTCAGGAATAtgtgtcctcccctccccacttcccttcccGTTGGGGTTAGATCCCACTCACCCCAGAGCCCTGCAGGAGTGATCACCACCTCCCTTCCGGTCTTCAGTCTCCCCCTGCTTCCCCCGACCCCTGCACACAATCCCTGTCCCCAGGAGAGGTCTCCATCTCTCTGGGAGTGGGAACAGGGAAGAGAGGCTTGTCCAGGTGACCGACAAGCACTCCCTGATCTGAGTATCTCAAGGTGCAGGGAACTCCTGCTCTGGAACAACTTATAGGCCTATGGGCCCCACTGTGGCCTGAAGGAATCAGACTTGTGAGGATGAGGAAGAAAGGGCAGTCGATGGCAAAGTTGCTGAGGTGGATGGGCAGAAGGAACCACCCATGCACAGAGCCCCGAGAGACAGTCACTGGATCTCTGCATGGCCAAATGACGGGCACCCACTGTTAAAACAGCCATCAtacctttctcctctttctccagtTCTCCCCGAAGATCCTCTGAAGAGGAGAAACAAAGCAGGTTGTGTGTGAATGCCATGGGAAATTTCTATTTGGCAACAACGGTGACACCACCTCTTGACACTGACAGCCCCCCTGTAAATGTTAAATATCTGGGGGTTCACTCACTCCCCAGATACCCTAGAGTTGATGGGCAAGTGCTGGGCCgatcatgggggtggggaggggctgtaTTCTAGTTCTACCTCTCCCACTTCCCCCTCTTTTGTCTGGAGCCATTCTGAGCTGAGCTCTCCCTCTTCATCCTTCTTTCTGCCCCCAGTGCCCCTCTACTCCATCTGTCCCCAGGGGAAGCTTCATGCCCTGGGGTAGGGGCGGGGGTTCTAAATAAATTAGCCACCACCGCCTCCCCGCACCAGTCTGGCCTTGACACACCCTAGTTCCTGTTTTATCATACAGCTTTTGGAAAGGCACATCTTCAGGACCCCAAACCACCAGAAACACACCGTCACCACCAGGCCCACACACAAGTCCCTACCTCTGAACTTCTTGAGCAGCCCCTTTAAGACAAAGGTCTTGAGAGAAACATTCCAGACTTTATTCTTCATCTCAGAAGAGACTGTGGTTGGCTTGGGGGCAGGCACATTGCTGCACCTGCAGGACAAGGACCCTGAGGAAGGCCCACTAACACTGTCCCACTCCCACTGGGCTACTTGACAATTAGGATGGTGAGGTCCtctgggtggggagaggtgaaAAGGAGAGCCTGACCCCGTGCCGAATACCCACGGGCAGGCAGTAGATGTTTGCCTCAGAAGGTACCCAGGTAAGGCAGGGAGGGCATCGGGAGGTGAGAGGTCAGGGGTGGGGAATGAAGACAGGAagctaagtggaaaagaagagcCAGCTTAGAGAGGCCCGAGGTATTGTTAGGTCCACTCACCTGCTTAGTGTGTTTTTGAATTCCTGGAAAGAACAATGAGAGAAAACCAAATCAGCATTCacctttgagaaaataaaactggccccttccctccttccagggGAATAAGCAATAAGCAGGTGTATCACCCCCTACCTCCTGCATGGGCCCCAGGTGGCAAGAGTTTCCCGATGCTCCCATTTATTACAGCAGCATCACTGGAGCCAAGTGCTAGGACCCAATGTTGCCTCTGCTTTCAACATCACCCAAGACAAGTGACAGCTCTTATGCAACAACTGGACATCACTCAGATTAGCGCCTTTTAAAcgaccttttttgttttgttttgttttggcctcaTGGCTTTGTGgtatcttagttacctgaccatggattgaacccag
This genomic interval from Phocoena sinus isolate mPhoSin1 chromosome 3, mPhoSin1.pri, whole genome shotgun sequence contains the following:
- the TRIM7 gene encoding E3 ubiquitin-protein ligase TRIM7 isoform X2, which codes for MAAEREKVGAEFQALRAFLVEQEGRLLGRLEELSREVTQKQNENLAQLGGEIAQLSKLSSEIQETTCKPDLDFLQEFKNTLSRCSNVPAPKPTTVSSEMKNKVWNVSLKTFVLKGLLKKFREDLRGELEKEEKVELTLDPDTANPRLILSLDLKSVRLGQRAQDLPSHPRRFDTNMRVLASCGFSSGRHHWEVEVGSKDGWAFGVARESVRRKGLTPFTPEEGVWALQLNSGQYWAVTSPERTPLSCGHLSRVRVALDLEVGAVSFYAAEDMHHIYTFRVNFQERVFPLFSVCSTGTYLRIWP